One genomic region from Grus americana isolate bGruAme1 chromosome 15, bGruAme1.mat, whole genome shotgun sequence encodes:
- the CCDC78 gene encoding coiled-coil domain-containing protein 78 isoform X1 — protein sequence MDFAEHENVQDRSERLYQLGDLQERMEKLAGSKTDLSAKVVFSEEEKLKISKDLVDLQIKTNKMKEQYETENFELKNMILALENRVLELELCSEKVTGERDALRERLHALETSRKELADEYIILKSNYLALGKELEQEVMKNEELSLELLNLANARSTLPRTESNRVPAMADEASAELERVRATVRRLSARKVKPEDVVASEHERQKLERNLLGNQDHIKVELEKLKKTYDSQQQKLEERVIAMGKELQEARGAIGDTQHKLAQQSAVLLTSQSQLQEVEAENSQLQLRLKKLNEEYRSRLAQYIKDVADYMDSKSSNVTGPSKAPADHAHMKRFVDSMLKEIRASYKSREEQLAGAARGYKKRMKNLVKKHENLLIAYGLQREQIRSLGSSTTDCGPAELHFSITDPELLTNTTRELNRLREEKAKLEMQLHELQKKRRKETSGFLLSPEQQLGEEGWAEVRKQLREFTHTTQEDLEQERSQLLTRAVMAEEQVSELQEYIDKHLASAAGMADVPQHVQLCGQLPLSLVPQRQGGWRLACPAARLLPCVLTHPLEGAKRGVA from the exons ATGGATTTTGCAGAGCACGAGAAC GTGCAGGATAGGAGCGAGAGGCTGTACCAGCTTGGAGacctgcaggagaggatggagaaGCTGGCTGGCTCCAAAACAGATTTGTCAGCCAAAGTGGTCTTcagtgaagaggaaaaactgaag ATTTCCAAAGACCTTGTCGATCTGCAGATCAAGACAAACAAAATGAAGGAGCAGTATGAGACGGAGAactttgaactgaaaaatatg ATCCTGGCCCTGGAGAATCgtgtgctggagctggagctctgCAGCGAGAAAGTCACTGGGGAGCGAGATGCCTTACGGGAACGCCTGCATGCTCTGGAGACCAGTCGGAAGGAGCTGGCGGATGAGTAcatcattttgaaaagcaattacCTGGCCCTAGGCAAAGAACTGGAGCAGGAG GTCATGAAGAATGAAGAGCTCAGCCTAGAGCTGCTCAACCTGGCCAATGCCAGGAGCACCCTTCCCCGCACAGAGAGCAACCGCGTCCCCGCCATGGCCGATGAAGCCTCTGCCGAGCTGGAAAGAGTGCGAGCAACGGTGCGCCGTCTCTCGGCTCGGAAGGTGAAG CCAGAAGATGTAGTTGCATCTGAACACGAGCGGCAAAAGCTGGAGAGAAAC TTGCTTGGAAACCAGGATCACATAAAAGTGGAGcttgaaaaactgaagaaaacctATGATTcgcagcagcagaagctggaagaGAGAGT GATCGCAAtggggaaggagctgcaggaggcgagGGGAGCGATTGGGGACACCCAGCACAAGCTGGCACAGCAGTCAGCG GTGCTGCTCACCTCCCAGAGCCAGCTCCAAGAGGTGGAGGCAGAGAactcccagctgcagctccgACTGAAGAAGCTGAACGAGGAATATCGCTCCCGGCTCGCTCAGTACATCAAGGATGTGGCG GACTACATGGACAGCAAATCCAGCAACGTAACGGGGCCTAGCAAAGCCCCAGCTGATCATGCTCACATGAAACGCTTTGTGGACAGCATGCTGAAGGAGATCAGGGCTTCCTACAAGTCTCGGGAAGAGCAGCTAGCTGGAGCGGCACGTGGCTACAAGAAGCGCATGAAGAACTTGGTCAAGAAGCATGAGAACCTGCTGATTGCTTACGG GCTCCAGCGAGAACAGATCCGGTCCTTGGGCAGCAGCACTACGGATTGTGGCCCTGCTGAGCTCCACTTTTCCATCACAGACCCAGAGCTGCTGACAAACACAACCCGGGAGCTAAACCGTCTGCgggaggagaaagcaaaactggAGATGCAGTTACATGAATTGCAGAAG AAAAGACGTAAAGAAACCTCTGGCTTTCTGCTGTCCCCTGAGCA GCAGCTGGGTGAGGAGGGCTGGGCAGAGGTCAGGAAGCAGCTCCGGGAGTTCACACACACCACCCAG GAGGATTTGGAGCAGGAGAGAAGCCAGCTGCTGACTCGGGCGGTCATGGCAGAAGAGCAGGTGTCGGAGCTGCAGGAATACATAGATAAGCATCTTGCAAG CGCTGCTGGTATGGCTGATGTCCCGCAGCACGTCCAGCTGTGCGGGCAGCTGCCACTGTCCCTTGTTCCACAGAGGCAGGGGGGATGGCGTCTGGCCTGCCCTGCCGCACGTCTCCTTCCCTGTGTGCTCACCCATCCTTTGGAGGGAGCTAAGAGAGGGGTTGCCTAA
- the CCDC78 gene encoding coiled-coil domain-containing protein 78 isoform X3 encodes MDFAEHENVQDRSERLYQLGDLQERMEKLAGSKTDLSAKVVFSEEEKLKISKDLVDLQIKTNKMKEQYETENFELKNMILALENRVLELELCSEKVTGERDALRERLHALETSRKELADEYIILKSNYLALGKELEQEVMKNEELSLELLNLANARSTLPRTESNRVPAMADEASAELERVRATVRRLSARKVKPEDVVASEHERQKLERNLLGNQDHIKVELEKLKKTYDSQQQKLEERVIAMGKELQEARGAIGDTQHKLAQQSAVLLTSQSQLQEVEAENSQLQLRLKKLNEEYRSRLAQYIKDVADYMDSKSSNVTGPSKAPADHAHMKRFVDSMLKEIRASYKSREEQLAGAARGYKKRMKNLVKKHENLLIAYGLQREQIRSLGSSTTDCGPAELHFSITDPELLTNTTRELNRLREEKAKLEMQLHELQKKRRKETSGFLLSPEQQLGEEGWAEVRKQLREFTHTTQEDLEQERSQLLTRAVMAEEQFISQANCR; translated from the exons ATGGATTTTGCAGAGCACGAGAAC GTGCAGGATAGGAGCGAGAGGCTGTACCAGCTTGGAGacctgcaggagaggatggagaaGCTGGCTGGCTCCAAAACAGATTTGTCAGCCAAAGTGGTCTTcagtgaagaggaaaaactgaag ATTTCCAAAGACCTTGTCGATCTGCAGATCAAGACAAACAAAATGAAGGAGCAGTATGAGACGGAGAactttgaactgaaaaatatg ATCCTGGCCCTGGAGAATCgtgtgctggagctggagctctgCAGCGAGAAAGTCACTGGGGAGCGAGATGCCTTACGGGAACGCCTGCATGCTCTGGAGACCAGTCGGAAGGAGCTGGCGGATGAGTAcatcattttgaaaagcaattacCTGGCCCTAGGCAAAGAACTGGAGCAGGAG GTCATGAAGAATGAAGAGCTCAGCCTAGAGCTGCTCAACCTGGCCAATGCCAGGAGCACCCTTCCCCGCACAGAGAGCAACCGCGTCCCCGCCATGGCCGATGAAGCCTCTGCCGAGCTGGAAAGAGTGCGAGCAACGGTGCGCCGTCTCTCGGCTCGGAAGGTGAAG CCAGAAGATGTAGTTGCATCTGAACACGAGCGGCAAAAGCTGGAGAGAAAC TTGCTTGGAAACCAGGATCACATAAAAGTGGAGcttgaaaaactgaagaaaacctATGATTcgcagcagcagaagctggaagaGAGAGT GATCGCAAtggggaaggagctgcaggaggcgagGGGAGCGATTGGGGACACCCAGCACAAGCTGGCACAGCAGTCAGCG GTGCTGCTCACCTCCCAGAGCCAGCTCCAAGAGGTGGAGGCAGAGAactcccagctgcagctccgACTGAAGAAGCTGAACGAGGAATATCGCTCCCGGCTCGCTCAGTACATCAAGGATGTGGCG GACTACATGGACAGCAAATCCAGCAACGTAACGGGGCCTAGCAAAGCCCCAGCTGATCATGCTCACATGAAACGCTTTGTGGACAGCATGCTGAAGGAGATCAGGGCTTCCTACAAGTCTCGGGAAGAGCAGCTAGCTGGAGCGGCACGTGGCTACAAGAAGCGCATGAAGAACTTGGTCAAGAAGCATGAGAACCTGCTGATTGCTTACGG GCTCCAGCGAGAACAGATCCGGTCCTTGGGCAGCAGCACTACGGATTGTGGCCCTGCTGAGCTCCACTTTTCCATCACAGACCCAGAGCTGCTGACAAACACAACCCGGGAGCTAAACCGTCTGCgggaggagaaagcaaaactggAGATGCAGTTACATGAATTGCAGAAG AAAAGACGTAAAGAAACCTCTGGCTTTCTGCTGTCCCCTGAGCA GCAGCTGGGTGAGGAGGGCTGGGCAGAGGTCAGGAAGCAGCTCCGGGAGTTCACACACACCACCCAG GAGGATTTGGAGCAGGAGAGAAGCCAGCTGCTGACTCGGGCGGTCATGGCAGAAGAGCAG TTTATCTCCCAGGCTAATTGTCGGTGA
- the CCDC78 gene encoding coiled-coil domain-containing protein 78 isoform X2, with protein sequence MDFAEHENVQDRSERLYQLGDLQERMEKLAGSKTDLSAKVVFSEEEKLKISKDLVDLQIKTNKMKEQYETENFELKNMILALENRVLELELCSEKVTGERDALRERLHALETSRKELADEYIILKSNYLALGKELEQEVMKNEELSLELLNLANARSTLPRTESNRVPAMADEASAELERVRATVRRLSARKVKPEDVVASEHERQKLERNLLGNQDHIKVELEKLKKTYDSQQQKLEERVIAMGKELQEARGAIGDTQHKLAQQSAVLLTSQSQLQEVEAENSQLQLRLKKLNEEYRSRLAQYIKDVADYMDSKSSNVTGPSKAPADHAHMKRFVDSMLKEIRASYKSREEQLAGAARGYKKRMKNLVKKHENLLIAYGLQREQIRSLGSSTTDCGPAELHFSITDPELLTNTTRELNRLREEKAKLEMQLHELQKKRRKETSGFLLSPEQQLGEEGWAEVRKQLREFTHTTQEDLEQERSQLLTRAVMAEEQVSELQEYIDKHLARYKQEILQLKKLTGSEVPHALSAGAADTHSLPSARRTVSHQP encoded by the exons ATGGATTTTGCAGAGCACGAGAAC GTGCAGGATAGGAGCGAGAGGCTGTACCAGCTTGGAGacctgcaggagaggatggagaaGCTGGCTGGCTCCAAAACAGATTTGTCAGCCAAAGTGGTCTTcagtgaagaggaaaaactgaag ATTTCCAAAGACCTTGTCGATCTGCAGATCAAGACAAACAAAATGAAGGAGCAGTATGAGACGGAGAactttgaactgaaaaatatg ATCCTGGCCCTGGAGAATCgtgtgctggagctggagctctgCAGCGAGAAAGTCACTGGGGAGCGAGATGCCTTACGGGAACGCCTGCATGCTCTGGAGACCAGTCGGAAGGAGCTGGCGGATGAGTAcatcattttgaaaagcaattacCTGGCCCTAGGCAAAGAACTGGAGCAGGAG GTCATGAAGAATGAAGAGCTCAGCCTAGAGCTGCTCAACCTGGCCAATGCCAGGAGCACCCTTCCCCGCACAGAGAGCAACCGCGTCCCCGCCATGGCCGATGAAGCCTCTGCCGAGCTGGAAAGAGTGCGAGCAACGGTGCGCCGTCTCTCGGCTCGGAAGGTGAAG CCAGAAGATGTAGTTGCATCTGAACACGAGCGGCAAAAGCTGGAGAGAAAC TTGCTTGGAAACCAGGATCACATAAAAGTGGAGcttgaaaaactgaagaaaacctATGATTcgcagcagcagaagctggaagaGAGAGT GATCGCAAtggggaaggagctgcaggaggcgagGGGAGCGATTGGGGACACCCAGCACAAGCTGGCACAGCAGTCAGCG GTGCTGCTCACCTCCCAGAGCCAGCTCCAAGAGGTGGAGGCAGAGAactcccagctgcagctccgACTGAAGAAGCTGAACGAGGAATATCGCTCCCGGCTCGCTCAGTACATCAAGGATGTGGCG GACTACATGGACAGCAAATCCAGCAACGTAACGGGGCCTAGCAAAGCCCCAGCTGATCATGCTCACATGAAACGCTTTGTGGACAGCATGCTGAAGGAGATCAGGGCTTCCTACAAGTCTCGGGAAGAGCAGCTAGCTGGAGCGGCACGTGGCTACAAGAAGCGCATGAAGAACTTGGTCAAGAAGCATGAGAACCTGCTGATTGCTTACGG GCTCCAGCGAGAACAGATCCGGTCCTTGGGCAGCAGCACTACGGATTGTGGCCCTGCTGAGCTCCACTTTTCCATCACAGACCCAGAGCTGCTGACAAACACAACCCGGGAGCTAAACCGTCTGCgggaggagaaagcaaaactggAGATGCAGTTACATGAATTGCAGAAG AAAAGACGTAAAGAAACCTCTGGCTTTCTGCTGTCCCCTGAGCA GCAGCTGGGTGAGGAGGGCTGGGCAGAGGTCAGGAAGCAGCTCCGGGAGTTCACACACACCACCCAG GAGGATTTGGAGCAGGAGAGAAGCCAGCTGCTGACTCGGGCGGTCATGGCAGAAGAGCAGGTGTCGGAGCTGCAGGAATACATAGATAAGCATCTTGCAAG GTACAAGCAGGAGATCCTCCAGCTGAAGAAGCTCACCGGCAGCGAGGTGCCACACGCGCTCAGTGCCGGGGCGGCCGACACTCACTCACTGCCCAGCGCCAGAAGGACTGTCAGCCACCAACCGTAG
- the ANTKMT gene encoding adenine nucleotide translocase lysine N-methyltransferase isoform X2, translating into MEPEEPEEPAWARRGGARLGGGGLLELAVASGVAAWATWAVLLMPGFRRVPLRLQVPYQPSSPQQVANVLALLRGRSGKTVDLGSGDGRLVNLSDCYNVIVFLAPSVKPPLATKLLAELPDEARVVAGRFPFPSWTPSSTLGQGLEQVWAYDMKEVRRVAQSSAERGPV; encoded by the exons ATGGAGCCGGAGGAGCCGGAGGAGCCGGCGTGGGCACGGCGCGGGGGGGCTcggctgggcgggggggggctgctggagctggcggTGGCCAGCGGGGTGGCCGCCTGGGCTACCTGGGCCGTCCTGCTGATGCCCGGCTTCCGACGGGTCCCCCTGCGGCTCCAG gtGCCCTACCAGCCCTCCAGCCCCCAGCAAGTGGCCAACGTCCTGGCGCTGCTGCGGGGACGTTCGGGGAAGACGGTGGACCTGGGATCTGGAGATGGACGGCTT GTGAATCTTTCCGATTGCTACAATGTGATCGTGTTCCTGGCCCCCAGCGTG aAACCTCCCCTAGCCACCAAGCTCCTTGCAGAACTCCCCGACGAAGCCCGGGTGGTGGCCGGAcgcttccccttcccctcctggacccccagcagcacccttgggcaggggctggagcaagTCTGGGCCTATGATATGAAGGAGGTGCGACGAGTGGCGCAGAGCAGCGCAGAGAGAGGCCCGGTCTAA
- the ANTKMT gene encoding adenine nucleotide translocase lysine N-methyltransferase isoform X1 translates to MEPEEPEEPAWARRGGARLGGGGLLELAVASGVAAWATWAVLLMPGFRRVPLRLQVPYQPSSPQQVANVLALLRGRSGKTVDLGSGDGRLVVEAYKQGLRPAVGYELNPWLLCLSNYRAWKAGYHGKVSFLKKDLWKVNLSDCYNVIVFLAPSVKPPLATKLLAELPDEARVVAGRFPFPSWTPSSTLGQGLEQVWAYDMKEVRRVAQSSAERGPV, encoded by the exons ATGGAGCCGGAGGAGCCGGAGGAGCCGGCGTGGGCACGGCGCGGGGGGGCTcggctgggcgggggggggctgctggagctggcggTGGCCAGCGGGGTGGCCGCCTGGGCTACCTGGGCCGTCCTGCTGATGCCCGGCTTCCGACGGGTCCCCCTGCGGCTCCAG gtGCCCTACCAGCCCTCCAGCCCCCAGCAAGTGGCCAACGTCCTGGCGCTGCTGCGGGGACGTTCGGGGAAGACGGTGGACCTGGGATCTGGAGATGGACGGCTT gtGGTAGAGGCTTATAAGCAAGGTCTGAGACCAGCCGTTGGCTATGAGCTCAACCCCTGGCTGCTGTGTCTCTCCAACTACCGGGCCTGGAAGGCTGGGTACCACGGGAAGGTTTCCTTCCTGAAGAAAGATCTGTGGAAG GTGAATCTTTCCGATTGCTACAATGTGATCGTGTTCCTGGCCCCCAGCGTG aAACCTCCCCTAGCCACCAAGCTCCTTGCAGAACTCCCCGACGAAGCCCGGGTGGTGGCCGGAcgcttccccttcccctcctggacccccagcagcacccttgggcaggggctggagcaagTCTGGGCCTATGATATGAAGGAGGTGCGACGAGTGGCGCAGAGCAGCGCAGAGAGAGGCCCGGTCTAA
- the METRN gene encoding meteorin, whose translation MWALRALCLAGLGAALGGGSADQCSWRGSGLSQEAGSVEQLSLHCAEGSLEWLYPTGALRLRLAPRLPPAAAAKGRSPRHVTACVKPAGTFRGAQLYLEREGVLELLLPEAPRPRVRCFSWLPREKVALFLQATPHRDISRRIAAFRYELRGDWLARPALPAASLTGEGACRPCNDTEILMAICTSDFVIRGSIRSVSNDVELHESVIGVSTSRIHRQKFPLFQAGGRLGRPAGSIRTPLHCGVKPGPGTFLFTGWLHFGEAWLSCAPRYRDFQRIYEAARRTRQNPCEFPVD comes from the exons ATGTGGGCGCTGCGGGCGCTCTGCCTGGCCGGGCTGGGCGCGGCGCTCGGCGGCGGCTCGGCGGATCAGTGCAGCTGGAGGGGCAG CGGGCTGTCGCAGGAGGCGGGCAGCGtggagcagctctccctgcactGCGCCGAGGGCTCCCTGGAATGGCTGTACCCCACGGGGGCCCTTCGCCTCCGCCTGgccccccgcctgccccccgccgccgccgccaagGGCAGGAGCCCTCGGCACGTCACCGCCTGCGTCAAACCCGCCGGCACCTTCCGGGGGGCTCAGCTCTACCTGGAGAGGGAGggggtgctggagctgctgctgccggaggccccccggccccgcgtcCGCTGCTTCAGCTGGCTGCCCCGGGAGAAGGTGGCTCTCTTCCTGCAGGCCACCCCGCACCGCGACATCAGCCGCCGCATCGCCGCCTTCCGCTACGAGCTGCGGGGGGACTGGCTGGCccgcccggcgctgcccgccgccAGCCTCACCGGAGAAG GGGCGTGCCGGCCGTGCAACGACACCGAGATCCTGATGGCCATTTGCACTAGTGACTTTG TGATCCGCGGCAGCATCCGGAGTGTCTCCAATGACGTGGAGCTGCATGAATCCGTCATCGGGGTGAGCACCTCCCGCATCCACCGCCAAAAgttccccctcttccaggcGGGTGGACGGCTGGGGCGGCCGGCGGGCAGCATCCGCACCCCGCTGCACTGCGGCGTCAAGCCGGGCCCCGGCACCTTCCTCTTCACGGGATGGCTGCATTTCGGTGAAGCCTGGCTGAGCTGCGCGCCCCGCTATAGGGACTTCCAGCGCATCTACGAGGCGGCACGGCGCACGCGCCAGAACCCCTGCGAGTTCCCCGTGGACTGA
- the FBXL16 gene encoding F-box/LRR-repeat protein 16 — MSNPRNGDTKPPCLPRNGLVKIPTQPNGLGSASITKGTPAVKNRLCQPSSVPAILSPALAHRSDLPIPSLASPLSLATLAGVSSPPGASLVGLNTSEGSEQPSPERLPSSPSERQLAVDEKILNRLFWYFSACEKCVLAQVCKAWRRVLYQPKFWVGLTPVLHTKELYNILPGGEKEFVSLQGFAVRGFDGFCLVGVSDLDICEFIDNYPLSKKGVKSMSLKRSTITDAGLEVMLEQMQGVVRLELSGCNDFTEAGLWSSLNARITALSVSDCINVADDAIAAISQLLPNLTELNLQAYHVTDTALAYFTAKQGYTTHTLRLNSCWEITNHGVVNMVHSLPNLSVLSLSGCSKVTDDGVELVAENLRKLRSLDLSWCPRITDMALEYIACDLHKLEELVLDRCVRITDTGLSYLSTMSSLRSLYLRWCCQVQDFGLKHLLSMGSLRLLSLAGCPLLTTTGLSGLVQLQELEELELTNCPGATPELFKYFSQHLPCCMVIE; from the exons ATGTCGAACCCGAGAAACGGTGACACCAAGCCCCCATGTTTGCCCCGCAATGGACTGGTGAAGATCCCCACGCAACCCAACGGCCTCGGCTCCGCCAGCATCACCAAAGGCACCCCGGCCGTGAAAAACCGCCTGTGCCAGCCTTCGTCTGTGCCTGCCATCCTCAGCCCGGCCTTAGCCCACCGCAGCGAcctgcccatccccagcctggCCTCCCCACTCTCCTTGGCCACTCTGGCCGGCGTCTCCTCCCCTCCCGGTGCTTCCTTGGTGGGACTGAACACGAGCGAAGGCTCGGAGCAGCCCTCACCGGAGCGGCTGCCCAGCTCACCTTCAGAAAGGCAGCTGGCAGTGGACGAGAAGATTCTCAACCGCTTGTTCTGGTACTTTTCGGCGTGCGAGAAGTGCGTGCTGGCACAGGTGTGCAAGGCGTGGCGGCGGGTGCTCTACCAACCCAAGTTCTGGGTGGGCTTGACACCCGTCCTGCACACCAAAGAGCTCTACAACATCCTGCCCGGTGGCGAGAAGGAGTTTGTCAGCCTGCAGGGCTTCGCCGTCCGCGGCTTCGACGGCTTCTGCCTCGTGGGCGTCTCCGATCTGGACATTTGTGAGTTCATTGACAACTACCCCCTCTCCAAGAAGGGGGTCAAGTCCATGAGCCTTAAGAGGTCAACCATCACGGACGCGGGGTTGGAG gtgatgctggagcagatgcAGGGCGTGGTGCGGCTGGAGCTGTCGGGCTGCAACGACTTCACAGAGGCCGGGCTGTGGTCCAGCCTCAACGCCCGCATCACGGCGCTGAGCGTCAGCGACTGCATCAACGTGGCCGACGACGCCATCGCCGCCATCTCGCAGCTCCTGCCCAACCTCACCGAGCTCAACCTGCAAGCCTACCACGTGACGGACACGGCGCTCGCCTACTTCACGGCCAAGCAAGGCTACACCACCCACACCCTCCGCCTCAACTCCTGCTGGGAGATCACCAACCATGGCGTGGTCAACATGGTCCACAGCCTGCCCAACCTGAGCGTCCTCAGCCTCTCGGGCTGCTCCAAGGTGACGGATGACGGCGTGGAGCTGGTGGCCGAGAACCTACGGAAGCTGCGCAGCCTCGACCTCTCCTGGTGCCCTCGCATCACCGACATGGCCCTGGAGTACATTGCCTGCGACCTGCACaagctggaggagctggtgcTCGACAG GTGTGTGCGGATCACCGACACCGGCCTCAGCTACCTGTCCACCATGTCGTCCCTGCGGAGCCTCTACCTGCGCTGGTGCTGCCAG gtgcAGGATTTTGGCCTGAAGCATCTCCTGAGCATGGGCAGCCTGCGCCTCCTCTCGCTGGCCG GCTGCCCCTTGCTGACCACCACGGGGCTGTCGGGGCtggtgcagctgcaggagctggaggagctggagctcaCCAACTGCCCCGGGGCCACCCCGGAGCTCTTCAAGTACTTCTCCCAGCACCTCCCGTGCTGCATGGTGATCGAGTAA